One genomic segment of Paenibacillus xylanexedens includes these proteins:
- a CDS encoding GntR family transcriptional regulator: MNILISNASSDPIYMQILTQIRQSILSGELVAGDSLPSIRQLAKDLQVSVITTKRVYEELEKEKLIDSVVGKGSFVSGANQDFIRERRMKQLEEKMLEVIRESRELGMSSQDVIHHLTLLVEEE, from the coding sequence ATTAACATTTTAATATCGAATGCTTCGAGCGATCCGATCTACATGCAGATTTTAACTCAGATCAGACAGAGCATCTTGAGCGGAGAATTGGTTGCTGGAGATAGTCTCCCCTCCATTCGGCAGCTCGCCAAGGATCTGCAAGTCAGTGTTATTACAACTAAACGTGTCTATGAAGAGCTGGAAAAGGAGAAGCTGATCGATTCAGTTGTAGGCAAAGGGAGCTTTGTATCCGGGGCCAATCAGGACTTTATTCGAGAGCGGCGGATGAAACAATTGGAAGAGAAGATGCTCGAAGTGATTCGTGAGAGTAGAGAACTGGGCATGAGTTCACAGGATGTAATCCATCATCTTACATTGTTGGTTGAGGAGGAATAA
- a CDS encoding ABC-2 transporter permease, translating into MLNLLRKDFIVLKSSLWTIGLYLVVFSLAFIPKSEMSMYFVGIYTAFGSVMLATMIDIKNHNHNFLVTLPVSRKQIVKAKYLSAIVYTLFGVLASFGIHQLVNLNYPELNKPNYSLRDIVIAVGMVLVLVSIYMPLFYGLSKKGAGIINAIFMVCMIILAQPVAYLMSMANENGMITTTTMALVSVGIIGLFLVSYLITIRLFARKDL; encoded by the coding sequence ATGCTTAACTTGCTTCGTAAAGATTTCATTGTACTAAAAAGTTCACTGTGGACGATTGGGTTATACCTGGTGGTATTTAGTCTCGCCTTTATACCTAAGAGTGAAATGTCAATGTATTTTGTAGGCATCTACACAGCCTTTGGTTCGGTCATGCTGGCAACCATGATTGATATCAAGAACCATAATCACAATTTCCTGGTTACACTCCCCGTTAGCCGCAAACAGATTGTGAAAGCCAAGTACCTCTCAGCCATAGTCTATACGTTATTCGGGGTGCTCGCGTCGTTTGGGATTCATCAGCTTGTGAACCTGAATTATCCTGAACTGAACAAGCCGAATTATTCACTTAGGGATATTGTCATTGCCGTAGGCATGGTGCTTGTGTTAGTTTCCATATACATGCCTCTTTTCTACGGACTTAGCAAAAAAGGTGCTGGCATCATCAATGCGATATTCATGGTCTGTATGATTATACTGGCGCAACCCGTTGCGTACCTCATGAGTATGGCCAACGAGAACGGTATGATTACTACAACGACAATGGCATTGGTTTCCGTAGGCATTATAGGTTTGTTTTTGGTGTCCTATCTCATTACCATTCGCTTGTTTGCAAGAAAAGACCTTTAA
- a CDS encoding ABC transporter ATP-binding protein: protein MNAIELRNVTKTYPLFKVDNVSLDVKKGYITGLIGPNGAGKSTLIKMITGLIQPDKGSLKTLGSEMPNQEVDIKQRLGIVSDECFYYEHLTIREMTQMIAPFYTKWDNKAFNDYLDQFELSPKKKIQDLSKGMKIKYSLAVALSHEADLLIMDEPTSGLDPVFRRELLDLLADMIQDETRSIIFSTHITTDLERIADYITFIHQGKLVFNEAKDDVLERYTIVKGDMGLLDSDIRKHFIGIRETAVGFEALSDHKAEAEQLFGRLALLQRPTLEDLIYFTAKGGRKYA from the coding sequence ATGAACGCTATCGAATTACGTAATGTAACCAAAACGTATCCCTTATTTAAAGTAGATAATGTATCTCTTGATGTGAAAAAAGGATATATCACGGGACTTATTGGTCCGAATGGGGCGGGAAAGAGTACTTTGATCAAAATGATCACGGGTCTGATCCAGCCCGATAAGGGGAGCCTCAAGACATTGGGCAGTGAGATGCCAAATCAGGAAGTTGATATCAAGCAACGCCTTGGCATTGTGTCCGATGAATGCTTTTATTATGAGCATCTAACGATCCGGGAGATGACACAAATGATCGCTCCTTTTTACACCAAATGGGATAATAAAGCGTTCAATGACTACTTGGATCAGTTCGAACTGTCTCCCAAAAAGAAAATCCAGGATCTGTCCAAAGGCATGAAGATTAAGTATTCTCTCGCCGTAGCTTTGTCGCATGAAGCGGATCTGCTGATTATGGATGAACCGACATCCGGGCTTGATCCTGTATTTAGGCGAGAACTGCTTGATCTGCTTGCAGATATGATACAGGACGAAACAAGGTCTATTATTTTCTCAACGCATATTACGACGGATCTGGAACGTATTGCAGACTACATTACGTTTATTCATCAAGGGAAACTGGTGTTTAACGAGGCAAAAGATGATGTGCTGGAAAGGTATACGATTGTAAAAGGGGATATGGGTCTGCTTGATTCCGACATTCGGAAACATTTCATCGGAATACGCGAGACAGCCGTTGGTTTTGAAGCATTGTCGGATCATAAGGCAGAGGCCGAACAGTTATTTGGCAGGTTAGCTCTTTTACAAAGACCTACGTTAGAAGACCTCATTTATTTTACGGCGAAGGGAGGACGCAAATATGCTTAA
- a CDS encoding DMT family transporter codes for MVGIAFTVMCLIFGTTFLAIKIGVEAGMPPFLSAGLRFVIAGALMFAWMWMKGKVSWSLLFRKEMLLTGAGLTFGTFATLYWAEQHVSSGVGAILSATGPLMIMLMQTALLRQKTSGRMITGCLIGFTGVVLVVLPGVSLGAGSLFMWGCIAVLVGEVCYSAGALYSKKVIHQFKEASPVAINAVQMMYGGLLLSLLSAGTESWNMSALDWVPAVSSVIYLTVIGSMVGHSLFYWIMSRTNPLFPATWLYISPPIAVGLGAVVYGEHVSWVTWIGVVLVVSGLLAMNEKVSGWLKKGKRSYSVSQTSKPVVK; via the coding sequence ATGGTGGGGATTGCATTTACGGTCATGTGTCTTATTTTCGGTACAACGTTTCTGGCTATTAAAATTGGAGTTGAGGCTGGCATGCCGCCTTTTCTGTCAGCTGGATTGCGATTTGTAATCGCGGGAGCGCTGATGTTTGCATGGATGTGGATGAAGGGCAAAGTGAGCTGGTCGCTCCTGTTCCGCAAGGAGATGTTGTTGACGGGAGCGGGTCTGACCTTCGGCACCTTTGCCACATTATATTGGGCTGAACAGCATGTGAGCTCGGGTGTGGGTGCCATTCTGTCAGCGACAGGGCCGCTGATGATTATGTTGATGCAGACGGCGTTGTTACGGCAAAAAACATCTGGCCGTATGATTACAGGCTGCCTGATCGGGTTCACCGGTGTGGTTCTGGTTGTGCTGCCAGGTGTATCGCTTGGTGCAGGTTCTCTATTCATGTGGGGTTGTATCGCGGTACTGGTGGGGGAAGTTTGTTATTCAGCAGGTGCATTGTACTCCAAAAAGGTCATTCATCAGTTCAAGGAGGCTAGTCCTGTAGCGATTAATGCGGTGCAGATGATGTATGGGGGATTGCTGTTATCCCTGCTCTCTGCTGGAACGGAATCGTGGAATATGTCTGCTCTGGATTGGGTGCCTGCCGTCTCGTCAGTGATCTATCTGACTGTCATTGGCTCCATGGTGGGGCATAGTCTATTCTATTGGATTATGTCGCGCACCAATCCGTTATTCCCGGCAACCTGGTTATACATTTCTCCGCCCATTGCTGTAGGTCTTGGTGCTGTTGTCTATGGTGAGCATGTCAGCTGGGTTACATGGATCGGCGTGGTACTGGTCGTTTCAGGTCTGCTGGCGATGAATGAGAAGGTGAGCGGCTGGTTGAAGAAAGGAAAGCGTTCCTATTCAGTATCTCAAACCTCCAAACCTGTGGTGAAATAG
- a CDS encoding PLP-dependent aminotransferase family protein has translation MMMTDNSLKLYEQVIHYLVVRIEAGEWAEHEKLPSVRSLSELLGVHRLTVFKAYQELKERGNVYVKDKSGYYVSPATPFSVTDQADDPAVSAWLHWDSLARVQSLEAEFQFSKSLIDPALLPNRYWGELMRDLLDQYPRLLGTYSTIQGDLELRSALASHLTTKERFYLSADEVLITSGAQQAIDVISRTLVKPGDRVLMERPTYGPAMEIFRKQGARLVFTDIHPEGYDLEQIEHLMKSEKPRLFYMTPTFQNPTGMNVPVEQRKQLPELAEQYGCFLLEDDSTYDIYFKEKPPAPIFTYDTTGHTLYIRSYSKYVAPGLRIAAIICRQRFMPGLQAVKSLTDNGSPLLNQKLFLRYFQSERMHQHLSKLRTAIQLRMEVMEQCLLETDWTWTRPEGGLNFWVELPEGVDTGRLLHRCMEQSVAFVPGTVFDSSDHSASRKLRLSFSYAHEQQIREGMSRLITLAKEM, from the coding sequence ATGATGATGACAGATAATAGCCTGAAACTATATGAGCAAGTAATCCATTATCTCGTTGTACGTATAGAAGCGGGAGAGTGGGCCGAACATGAAAAACTGCCATCTGTACGAAGCCTGTCCGAGCTACTCGGCGTACATCGTCTGACTGTTTTCAAAGCCTATCAGGAGTTAAAAGAACGTGGGAATGTTTATGTGAAGGATAAGTCCGGCTATTATGTCAGTCCAGCAACTCCATTCTCAGTAACGGATCAGGCGGATGATCCCGCCGTGTCTGCCTGGCTGCATTGGGACTCCCTCGCACGTGTACAGTCGCTTGAAGCCGAATTCCAGTTTTCCAAATCACTGATTGATCCCGCCCTGCTTCCCAATCGGTATTGGGGAGAACTGATGCGTGATCTGCTGGATCAATATCCACGTCTGCTCGGAACGTACTCCACGATTCAGGGAGATTTGGAATTGCGAAGTGCGCTGGCAAGCCATCTGACAACCAAGGAACGCTTCTACCTCTCCGCAGACGAGGTGTTAATTACATCGGGTGCCCAGCAAGCGATCGACGTCATCTCGCGGACGCTGGTCAAGCCCGGGGATCGGGTCTTGATGGAACGGCCTACGTATGGACCGGCAATGGAGATTTTCCGCAAACAAGGTGCCCGGCTCGTCTTTACCGACATTCATCCCGAGGGTTATGATCTGGAGCAGATCGAACATCTGATGAAGAGTGAGAAGCCACGTCTCTTTTATATGACACCGACCTTTCAGAATCCAACCGGTATGAATGTTCCAGTAGAACAGCGCAAGCAGTTACCCGAACTTGCAGAACAGTATGGTTGTTTTCTGCTCGAAGACGACAGTACCTATGATATCTATTTTAAGGAGAAACCTCCTGCACCCATTTTCACCTACGACACCACCGGACACACTCTGTACATTCGCAGTTACAGTAAGTATGTTGCACCTGGGCTACGGATTGCAGCCATCATATGCCGCCAGCGATTCATGCCAGGACTACAGGCTGTAAAATCACTGACAGATAACGGATCGCCCCTTCTGAACCAGAAGCTTTTTCTCCGTTATTTTCAGTCAGAACGTATGCATCAGCATCTATCCAAGCTGCGGACCGCCATCCAGCTTCGAATGGAAGTGATGGAACAGTGTCTACTGGAAACGGACTGGACGTGGACCCGGCCGGAGGGCGGACTCAACTTTTGGGTGGAGCTTCCTGAGGGTGTGGATACAGGGAGACTGCTTCACCGATGCATGGAACAATCCGTTGCCTTTGTACCCGGAACCGTATTTGATTCTTCGGATCATTCAGCCAGTCGCAAGCTGCGCCTGTCCTTCTCTTATGCACATGAACAGCAGATTCGGGAAGGGATGAGCAGGCTCATTACCCTAGCTAAAGAAATGTAA